ATCCAAGCTGCGGGAACTGGGCGTCAGACACGACGAACTGGGCGATCTGCAACGACTGGAGATCGGCGTCGGTCTGGCCGTTTACCAGCGCCTGGATCGAGTCGGCATTCGTGTTGAAGATCAGCGGATCGTTATCCGGCTGGATGACCTCAGTGATGTAGGTGTAGTACACGGTGCCGACCTGGGCGCCAAACGTGTACTGCCTCAGGTCTTCCAGCGTCTTGGCCTCGAAGATCGGCGAACCGTCGACACCCAGCAGCACGAGCGGGGAGCCGTAATAGGGATCGCTGAAATCGACCGCTTCCTTGCGCGGCTCGGTGATCGAGACCTCGGTGATGTAAAAGTCGAAGTCCTTCGGGCCTGGGGCGTACGAGGTATTGAACGAGGTATAGCCCCAATCGACCTGATCGGCCGTGAAGCCGAGGCGTTCGGCAATCGCGTAGGTCAGCGCGCTTTCGAATCCCTGCCCGTTGGTGGGATCGTTGTCGATGAACCAGGGCGGATAGAGCGGCTGGTCGGCATGGACGGTTAGCCGACCGGCATTCTTGAGCGGAAGCTCATCGATGCTGGCGACCACCGGAGAGGCGGAGACTGCCGGTGTGGCATCTTGCGCGGCCACGCCGGAAAGCCGGCCGAGACCGCCGAGGGCAACGACCCCGGCTGCGGCCGGGATGAGTTTTCGTCTGGTAATCATTCCGTGGGAACCTCCGAGCGCGAACGACGATTCTCAGGACATTGTGGCGGCAACGCCTATTGCGCGATATTAGCATATGTAAATGAATAACTAAGATATTCTCGGCGTCGCTGGCAGCCGCCCAGTTTGCCCGCGACGAACTGTGCGCTCGGTATAGTT
The sequence above is drawn from the Thermomicrobiales bacterium genome and encodes:
- a CDS encoding transporter substrate-binding domain-containing protein, translating into MITRRKLIPAAAGVVALGGLGRLSGVAAQDATPAVSASPVVASIDELPLKNAGRLTVHADQPLYPPWFIDNDPTNGQGFESALTYAIAERLGFTADQVDWGYTSFNTSYAPGPKDFDFYITEVSITEPRKEAVDFSDPYYGSPLVLLGVDGSPIFEAKTLEDLRQYTFGAQVGTVYYTYITEVIQPDNDPLIFNTNADSIQALVNGQTDADLQSLQIAQFVVSDAQFPQLGLVGVLPDGETDMGMVFEKGSELVPYVNLALQSLKDDGTLDALIAEWLPVPADLPEITK